One genomic window of Glycine soja cultivar W05 chromosome 9, ASM419377v2, whole genome shotgun sequence includes the following:
- the LOC114368723 gene encoding probable cyclic nucleotide-gated ion channel 20, chloroplastic isoform X3, which yields MANFEKDEVPIFSDIHPKLSNELVDSKFPRRVPRTRSVSISIPATLTEPYERDTNLVGYTGPLRSQRKTPFDQMSGPLYVTNKPGNLFRQNRVAPEYQTAESKTENFPSCCGVGENDLQNNYAGKNEHLIRSGPLGMCNDPYCTTCPTYFKATQQMTSKASGIFNPKFRNTLYGDARDWARRLFDFLIPLVPRVMNPHNRLVQQWNKFFAICCLVAIFVDPLFFFLLSVQKNHQCIVIDWTMTKMLVVLRSMNDFIHFLNIVLQFRLAYVAPESRVVGAGELVDHPKKIALHYLRTSFVIDLFVVLPLPQIFILFVQPKHLGSSGANYAGLIFESPWASFFINLFTFMLSGHVVGSWWYLFGLQRVNQCLRDVCQKVIKEHNECAKFIDCGHGQAEENQNNPTLHNWRSNSEASSCFTEDGFPYGIYNKAVNLTADQNVITRYVYSSFWGFQQISTLAGNLTPSYYVWEVIFTMAIIGSGLLLFALLIGNIQNFLQALGRRRLEMSLRRCDVEQWMSHRRLAEDLRRRVRQAERYNWAATRGVNEEMLLENLPEDLQRDIRRHLFTFIKKVRIFALLDEPILDAICERLRQKTYIKGSKIFYDGGLVEKMVFIVRGKLESVGEDGISAPLYEGSVCGEELLTWCLEHPLASKVSLVGCGKARIPRQKLVSNRTVGCLTNVEAFSLRAADLEEVTSLFARFFRSPRVQGAIRYESPYWRCFAATSIQVAWRYRMKCLSRADTTRSNEISKIYNSL from the exons ATGGCTAATTTTGAGAAAGATGAGGTGCCAATTTTCTCAGATATTCATCCTAAACTATCAAATGAACTTGTTGATTCTAAATTCCCAAGGCGTGTACCTAGGACTCGAAGTGTGTCAATTTCTATTCCTGCGACACTCACAGAGCCATATGAAAGAGATACTAATCTTGTGGGATACACTGGTCCCCTACGGAGTCAGAGAAAAACTCCATTCGATCAGATGAGTGGTCCATTGTATGTTACCAATAAACCTGGAAACCTTTTCCGGCAGAATAGAGTGGCACCAGAGTACCAAACAGCAGAAAGTAAGACAGAAAATTTTCCTTCATGCTGTGGCGTGGGTGAAAATGATTTGCAGAACAACTATGCTGGCAAGAATGAACATTTAATTAGGTCCGGTCCCCTTGGAATGTGTAATGATCCGTATTGTACAACTTGCCCAACTTACTTCAAGGCTACTCAACAAATGACTTCAAAAGCTTCGGGTATATTCAATCCTAAG TTTCGCAATACCCTCTATGGGGATGCTAGGGATTGGGCAAGAAGACTTTTTGATTTCTTGATTCCACTTGTTCCTAGAGTTATGAATCCTCATAATAGACTTGTACAACAATGGAATAAATTTTTTGCAATTTGTTGCTTGGTGGCAATTTTTGTGGatccattatttttcttcttgctCTCTGTGCAGAAG AACCATCAATGTATTGTTATAGACTGGACTATGACAAAAATGCTGGTTGTACTTAGAAGCATGAATGATTTCATACACTTCCTAAACATTGTTCTTCAG TTTAGGTTGGCTTATGTGGCTCCTGAGTCGAGGGTGGTTGGTGCTGGGGAGTTAGTTGACCATCCTAAGAAAATAGCCCTTCACTACCTTCGGACATCTTTTGTTATTGACTTATTTGTTGTACTTCCACTTCCTCAG ATATTCATATTGTTTGTCCAACCGAAACACTTGGGGTCATCAGGAGCAAACTATGCAG GATTAATATTTGAGTCACCATGGGCAAGTTTCTTTATAAATCTTTTTACCTTTATGCTATCTGGCCATGTTGTTGGATCATGGTGGTACCTCTTCGGTTTGCAG AGGGTTAATCAGTGTCTACGAGATGTCTGCCAGAAAGTAATCAAAGAACATAATGAATGCGCAAAATTCATTGATTGTGGGCATGGTCAAGctgaagaaaatcaaaataaccCAACCTTGCATAATTGGAGGAGCAATTCTGAAGCAAGTTCTTGTTTTACTGAAGATGGTTTTCCATATGGGATCTATAATAAAGCTGTTAACCTTACTGCAGATCAAAATGTGATCACTAGATATGTATATTCATCATTTTGGGGATTCCAG CAAATTAGTACTCTGGCTGGCAATTTAACCCCCAGCTATTATGTTTGGGAAGTCATCTTTACCATGGCAATCATAGGATCAGGACTGTTGTTGTTTGCCCTTCTCATTGGAAACATACAAAACTTTCTTCAGGCTCTTGGGCGCAG GAGGCTAGAAATGTCACTTAGACGATGTGATGTTGAGCAATGGATGAGCCATCGGCGCTTAGCGGAAGATCTGAGAAG GAGAGTGCGACAGGCTGAACGATATAACTGGGCCGCAACAAGAGGGGTGAATGAAGAAATGCTCCTGGAGAATTTGCCAGAAGACCTCCAAAGGGACATCAGACGTCATCTCTTTACATTTATTAAGAAA GTTCGAATTTTCGCCTTGTTGGATGAGCCTATCTTGGATGCCATATGTGAGAGGCTAAGACAAAAAACATATATCAAAGGGAGCAAAATTTTTTATGATGGCGGTTTGGTAGAGAAGATGGTTTTCATTGTGCGTGGAAAATTGGAGAGTGTTGGCGAAGATGGAATTAGTGCTCCCCTTTATGAAGGAAGTGTTTGTGGTGAAGAACTTCTGACATGGTGTCTTGAGCATCCTTTAGCAAGCAAAG TTTCTCTTGTAGGTTGTGGAAAAGCAAGGATTCCAAGGCAAAAGTTGGTTAGTAACCGGACAGTAGGCTGCTTAACGAATGTGGAGGCATTTTCCCTTAGAGCAGCAGACCTTGAAGAAGTTACAAGCCTTTTTGCAAGATTCTTTCGGAGTCCCCGTGTTCAAGGAGCCATAAG GTATGAATCACCTTACTGGAGATGCTTTGCAGCAACAAGCATCCAGGTTGCATGGAGATACAGGATGAAATGTCTTAGTCGTGCTGACACTACACGATCAAATGAAATATCAAAGATTTACAATTCACTGTAA
- the LOC114368723 gene encoding probable cyclic nucleotide-gated ion channel 20, chloroplastic isoform X1 gives MANFEKDEVPIFSDIHPKLSNELVDSKFPRRVPRTRSVSISIPATLTEPYERDTNLVGYTGPLRSQRKTPFDQMSGPLYVTNKPGNLFRQNRVAPEYQTAESKTENFPSCCGVGENDLQNNYAGKNEHLIRSGPLGMCNDPYCTTCPTYFKATQQMTSKASGIFNPKFRNTLYGDARDWARRLFDFLIPLVPRVMNPHNRLVQQWNKFFAICCLVAIFVDPLFFFLLSVQKNHQCIVIDWTMTKMLVVLRSMNDFIHFLNIVLQFRLAYVAPESRVVGAGELVDHPKKIALHYLRTSFVIDLFVVLPLPQIFILFVQPKHLGSSGANYAGFFLPKHLRIVIIVQYIPRLCRFLPMLISPTGLIFESPWASFFINLFTFMLSGHVVGSWWYLFGLQRVNQCLRDVCQKVIKEHNECAKFIDCGHGQAEENQNNPTLHNWRSNSEASSCFTEDGFPYGIYNKAVNLTADQNVITRYVYSSFWGFQQISTLAGNLTPSYYVWEVIFTMAIIGSGLLLFALLIGNIQNFLQALGRRRLEMSLRRCDVEQWMSHRRLAEDLRRRVRQAERYNWAATRGVNEEMLLENLPEDLQRDIRRHLFTFIKKVRIFALLDEPILDAICERLRQKTYIKGSKIFYDGGLVEKMVFIVRGKLESVGEDGISAPLYEGSVCGEELLTWCLEHPLASKVSLVGCGKARIPRQKLVSNRTVGCLTNVEAFSLRAADLEEVTSLFARFFRSPRVQGAIRYESPYWRCFAATSIQVAWRYRMKCLSRADTTRSNEISKIYNSL, from the exons ATGGCTAATTTTGAGAAAGATGAGGTGCCAATTTTCTCAGATATTCATCCTAAACTATCAAATGAACTTGTTGATTCTAAATTCCCAAGGCGTGTACCTAGGACTCGAAGTGTGTCAATTTCTATTCCTGCGACACTCACAGAGCCATATGAAAGAGATACTAATCTTGTGGGATACACTGGTCCCCTACGGAGTCAGAGAAAAACTCCATTCGATCAGATGAGTGGTCCATTGTATGTTACCAATAAACCTGGAAACCTTTTCCGGCAGAATAGAGTGGCACCAGAGTACCAAACAGCAGAAAGTAAGACAGAAAATTTTCCTTCATGCTGTGGCGTGGGTGAAAATGATTTGCAGAACAACTATGCTGGCAAGAATGAACATTTAATTAGGTCCGGTCCCCTTGGAATGTGTAATGATCCGTATTGTACAACTTGCCCAACTTACTTCAAGGCTACTCAACAAATGACTTCAAAAGCTTCGGGTATATTCAATCCTAAG TTTCGCAATACCCTCTATGGGGATGCTAGGGATTGGGCAAGAAGACTTTTTGATTTCTTGATTCCACTTGTTCCTAGAGTTATGAATCCTCATAATAGACTTGTACAACAATGGAATAAATTTTTTGCAATTTGTTGCTTGGTGGCAATTTTTGTGGatccattatttttcttcttgctCTCTGTGCAGAAG AACCATCAATGTATTGTTATAGACTGGACTATGACAAAAATGCTGGTTGTACTTAGAAGCATGAATGATTTCATACACTTCCTAAACATTGTTCTTCAG TTTAGGTTGGCTTATGTGGCTCCTGAGTCGAGGGTGGTTGGTGCTGGGGAGTTAGTTGACCATCCTAAGAAAATAGCCCTTCACTACCTTCGGACATCTTTTGTTATTGACTTATTTGTTGTACTTCCACTTCCTCAG ATATTCATATTGTTTGTCCAACCGAAACACTTGGGGTCATCAGGAGCAAACTATGCAGGTTTCTTCCTACCGAAACACTTGCGTATCGTGATCATTGTTCAGTATATTCCCAGATTGTGTAGGTTTCTTCCTATGCTAATTTCTCCAACAGGATTAATATTTGAGTCACCATGGGCAAGTTTCTTTATAAATCTTTTTACCTTTATGCTATCTGGCCATGTTGTTGGATCATGGTGGTACCTCTTCGGTTTGCAG AGGGTTAATCAGTGTCTACGAGATGTCTGCCAGAAAGTAATCAAAGAACATAATGAATGCGCAAAATTCATTGATTGTGGGCATGGTCAAGctgaagaaaatcaaaataaccCAACCTTGCATAATTGGAGGAGCAATTCTGAAGCAAGTTCTTGTTTTACTGAAGATGGTTTTCCATATGGGATCTATAATAAAGCTGTTAACCTTACTGCAGATCAAAATGTGATCACTAGATATGTATATTCATCATTTTGGGGATTCCAG CAAATTAGTACTCTGGCTGGCAATTTAACCCCCAGCTATTATGTTTGGGAAGTCATCTTTACCATGGCAATCATAGGATCAGGACTGTTGTTGTTTGCCCTTCTCATTGGAAACATACAAAACTTTCTTCAGGCTCTTGGGCGCAG GAGGCTAGAAATGTCACTTAGACGATGTGATGTTGAGCAATGGATGAGCCATCGGCGCTTAGCGGAAGATCTGAGAAG GAGAGTGCGACAGGCTGAACGATATAACTGGGCCGCAACAAGAGGGGTGAATGAAGAAATGCTCCTGGAGAATTTGCCAGAAGACCTCCAAAGGGACATCAGACGTCATCTCTTTACATTTATTAAGAAA GTTCGAATTTTCGCCTTGTTGGATGAGCCTATCTTGGATGCCATATGTGAGAGGCTAAGACAAAAAACATATATCAAAGGGAGCAAAATTTTTTATGATGGCGGTTTGGTAGAGAAGATGGTTTTCATTGTGCGTGGAAAATTGGAGAGTGTTGGCGAAGATGGAATTAGTGCTCCCCTTTATGAAGGAAGTGTTTGTGGTGAAGAACTTCTGACATGGTGTCTTGAGCATCCTTTAGCAAGCAAAG TTTCTCTTGTAGGTTGTGGAAAAGCAAGGATTCCAAGGCAAAAGTTGGTTAGTAACCGGACAGTAGGCTGCTTAACGAATGTGGAGGCATTTTCCCTTAGAGCAGCAGACCTTGAAGAAGTTACAAGCCTTTTTGCAAGATTCTTTCGGAGTCCCCGTGTTCAAGGAGCCATAAG GTATGAATCACCTTACTGGAGATGCTTTGCAGCAACAAGCATCCAGGTTGCATGGAGATACAGGATGAAATGTCTTAGTCGTGCTGACACTACACGATCAAATGAAATATCAAAGATTTACAATTCACTGTAA
- the LOC114368723 gene encoding probable cyclic nucleotide-gated ion channel 20, chloroplastic isoform X2 — translation MANFEKDEVPIFSDIHPKLSNELVDSKFPRRVPRTRSVSISIPATLTEPYERDTNLVGYTGPLRSQRKTPFDQMSGPLYVTNKPGNLFRQNRVAPEYQTAESKTENFPSCCGVGENDLQNNYAGKNEHLIRSGPLGMCNDPYCTTCPTYFKATQQMTSKASGIFNPKFRNTLYGDARDWARRLFDFLIPLVPRVMNPHNRLVQQWNKFFAICCLVAIFVDPLFFFLLSVQKNHQCIVIDWTMTKMLVVLRSMNDFIHFLNIVLQFRLAYVAPESRVVGAGELVDHPKKIALHYLRTSFVIDLFVVLPLPQIFILFVQPKHLGSSGANYAGFFLPKHLRIVIIVQYIPRLCRFLPMLISPTGLIFESPWASFFINLFTFMLSGHVVGSWWYLFGLQRVNQCLRDVCQKVIKEHNECAKFIDCGHGQAEENQNNPTLHNWRSNSEASSCFTEDGFPYGIYNKAVNLTADQNVITRYVYSSFWGFQQISTLAGNLTPSYYVWEVIFTMAIIGSGLLLFALLIGNIQNFLQALGRRRLEMSLRRCDVEQWMSHRRLAEDLRRRVRQAERYNWAATRGVNEEMLLENLPEDLQRDIRRHLFTFIKKVRIFALLDEPILDAICERLRQKTYIKGSKIFYDGGLVEKMVFIVRGKLESVGEDGISAPLYEGSVCGEELLTWCLEHPLASKGCGKARIPRQKLVSNRTVGCLTNVEAFSLRAADLEEVTSLFARFFRSPRVQGAIRYESPYWRCFAATSIQVAWRYRMKCLSRADTTRSNEISKIYNSL, via the exons ATGGCTAATTTTGAGAAAGATGAGGTGCCAATTTTCTCAGATATTCATCCTAAACTATCAAATGAACTTGTTGATTCTAAATTCCCAAGGCGTGTACCTAGGACTCGAAGTGTGTCAATTTCTATTCCTGCGACACTCACAGAGCCATATGAAAGAGATACTAATCTTGTGGGATACACTGGTCCCCTACGGAGTCAGAGAAAAACTCCATTCGATCAGATGAGTGGTCCATTGTATGTTACCAATAAACCTGGAAACCTTTTCCGGCAGAATAGAGTGGCACCAGAGTACCAAACAGCAGAAAGTAAGACAGAAAATTTTCCTTCATGCTGTGGCGTGGGTGAAAATGATTTGCAGAACAACTATGCTGGCAAGAATGAACATTTAATTAGGTCCGGTCCCCTTGGAATGTGTAATGATCCGTATTGTACAACTTGCCCAACTTACTTCAAGGCTACTCAACAAATGACTTCAAAAGCTTCGGGTATATTCAATCCTAAG TTTCGCAATACCCTCTATGGGGATGCTAGGGATTGGGCAAGAAGACTTTTTGATTTCTTGATTCCACTTGTTCCTAGAGTTATGAATCCTCATAATAGACTTGTACAACAATGGAATAAATTTTTTGCAATTTGTTGCTTGGTGGCAATTTTTGTGGatccattatttttcttcttgctCTCTGTGCAGAAG AACCATCAATGTATTGTTATAGACTGGACTATGACAAAAATGCTGGTTGTACTTAGAAGCATGAATGATTTCATACACTTCCTAAACATTGTTCTTCAG TTTAGGTTGGCTTATGTGGCTCCTGAGTCGAGGGTGGTTGGTGCTGGGGAGTTAGTTGACCATCCTAAGAAAATAGCCCTTCACTACCTTCGGACATCTTTTGTTATTGACTTATTTGTTGTACTTCCACTTCCTCAG ATATTCATATTGTTTGTCCAACCGAAACACTTGGGGTCATCAGGAGCAAACTATGCAGGTTTCTTCCTACCGAAACACTTGCGTATCGTGATCATTGTTCAGTATATTCCCAGATTGTGTAGGTTTCTTCCTATGCTAATTTCTCCAACAGGATTAATATTTGAGTCACCATGGGCAAGTTTCTTTATAAATCTTTTTACCTTTATGCTATCTGGCCATGTTGTTGGATCATGGTGGTACCTCTTCGGTTTGCAG AGGGTTAATCAGTGTCTACGAGATGTCTGCCAGAAAGTAATCAAAGAACATAATGAATGCGCAAAATTCATTGATTGTGGGCATGGTCAAGctgaagaaaatcaaaataaccCAACCTTGCATAATTGGAGGAGCAATTCTGAAGCAAGTTCTTGTTTTACTGAAGATGGTTTTCCATATGGGATCTATAATAAAGCTGTTAACCTTACTGCAGATCAAAATGTGATCACTAGATATGTATATTCATCATTTTGGGGATTCCAG CAAATTAGTACTCTGGCTGGCAATTTAACCCCCAGCTATTATGTTTGGGAAGTCATCTTTACCATGGCAATCATAGGATCAGGACTGTTGTTGTTTGCCCTTCTCATTGGAAACATACAAAACTTTCTTCAGGCTCTTGGGCGCAG GAGGCTAGAAATGTCACTTAGACGATGTGATGTTGAGCAATGGATGAGCCATCGGCGCTTAGCGGAAGATCTGAGAAG GAGAGTGCGACAGGCTGAACGATATAACTGGGCCGCAACAAGAGGGGTGAATGAAGAAATGCTCCTGGAGAATTTGCCAGAAGACCTCCAAAGGGACATCAGACGTCATCTCTTTACATTTATTAAGAAA GTTCGAATTTTCGCCTTGTTGGATGAGCCTATCTTGGATGCCATATGTGAGAGGCTAAGACAAAAAACATATATCAAAGGGAGCAAAATTTTTTATGATGGCGGTTTGGTAGAGAAGATGGTTTTCATTGTGCGTGGAAAATTGGAGAGTGTTGGCGAAGATGGAATTAGTGCTCCCCTTTATGAAGGAAGTGTTTGTGGTGAAGAACTTCTGACATGGTGTCTTGAGCATCCTTTAGCAAGCAAAG GTTGTGGAAAAGCAAGGATTCCAAGGCAAAAGTTGGTTAGTAACCGGACAGTAGGCTGCTTAACGAATGTGGAGGCATTTTCCCTTAGAGCAGCAGACCTTGAAGAAGTTACAAGCCTTTTTGCAAGATTCTTTCGGAGTCCCCGTGTTCAAGGAGCCATAAG GTATGAATCACCTTACTGGAGATGCTTTGCAGCAACAAGCATCCAGGTTGCATGGAGATACAGGATGAAATGTCTTAGTCGTGCTGACACTACACGATCAAATGAAATATCAAAGATTTACAATTCACTGTAA
- the LOC114368724 gene encoding glutamate decarboxylase-like: protein MVLTSTATHPDEKDQSLNSTFASRYVRDPIPKFKMPEKSIPKDAAFQIINDELMLDGAPRLNLASFVTTWMEPECDKLIMASLNKNYVDMDEYPVTTELQNRCVNIIANLFHAPISEEETAVGVGTVGSSEAIMLAGLAFKRKWQTKRKAEGKPYDKPNIVTGANVQVCWEKFARYFEVELKEVKLKEGYYVMDPAKAVEMVDENTICVAAILGSTMTGEFEDVKLLNELLTEKNKETGWDTPIHVDAASGGFIAPFLYPDLEWDFRLPLVKSINVSGHKYGLVYPGVGWVVWRSKDDLPDELVFHINYLGSDQPTFTLNFSKGSSQIIAQYYQLIRLGFEGYKNIMENCLENARVLKEGIERTGRFNIISKDIGVPLVAFSLKDSSQHTVFEIADHLRKFGWIVPAYTMPPDAQHIAVLRVVIREDFSRGLAERLAADIEKVVKLLDTLPSPLTTKVAHITAITSETSEKVKSAIETQKEIALYWKRLVDGKRLGAC from the exons ATGGTTCTCACATCCACTGCCACTCACCCAGATGAAAAAGACCAGAGCCTAAACTCTACTTTTGCTTCCAGATATGTGCGTGATCCTATTCCAAA ATTCAAGATGCCAGAGAAATCAATACCAAAGGATGCAGCTTTTCAGATAATAAACGATGAGTTGATGTTGGATGGTGCACCAAGGCTCAACTTGGCTTCGTTTGTGACCACTTGGATGGAGCCTGAGTGTGACAAGCTCATAATGGCTTCACTTAACAAAAACTATGTTGATATGGATGAGTATCCTGTCACCACTGAGCTCCAG AACCGTTGTGTTAATATAATAGCAAATCTATTCCATGCTCCTATAAGTGAAGAGGAGACTGCAGTAGGTGTGGGAACTGTGGGGTCATCAGAGGCAATAATGTTGGCAGGTCTTGCTTTTAAAAGGAAATGGCAGACAAAGAGAAAAGCAGAAGGCAAACCATATGATAAGCCCAATATAGTTACTGGGGCTAATGTGCAG GTTTGTTGGGAAAAATTTGCAAGGTACTTTGAGGTAGAGCTCAAGGAAGTGAAACTCAAAGAGGGATACTATGTGATGGACCCTGCGAAAGCTGTTGAAATGGTAGATGAGAACACCATCTGTGTTGCAGCCATTTTGGGATCAACTATGACTGGAGAGTTTGAGGATGTGAAGCTTCTCAATGAACTTCTCACTGAAAAGAACAAGGAGACAGGTTGGGATACCCCAATTCAtgtagatgctgccagtggggGGTTTATTGCCCCATTTCTATATCCTGATTTAGAGTGGGACTTCCGTTTGCCGTTGGTGAAAAGCATCAATGTTAGTGGCCACAAGTATGGTCTTGTCTACCCTGGTGTTGGTTGGGTTGTCTGGAGGAGCAAAGATGACTTGCCAGATGAACTtgtttttcacataaattatctTGGATCTGATCAGCCCACTTTCACATTGAATTTCTCCAAAG GATCTAGTCAAATTATAGCTCAATATTATCAATTGATTCGGCTTGGCTTTGAG GGTTACAAAAATATCATGGAAAATTGCTTGGAGAATGCAAGAGTTTTGAAGGAAGGAATTGAGAGAACAGGGCGGTTTAACATCATCTCAAAGGATATTGGCGTGCCACTTGTAGCCTTTTCCTTGAAAGACAGTAGCCAACACACGGTGTTTGAGATAGCAGACCATCTGAGAAAATTCGGGTGGATAGTTCCGGCCTATACAATGCCACCGGACGCGCAACACATAGCGGTCCTCCGGGTGGTGATCAGGGAGGATTTCAGCCGTGGCTTGGCCGAGAGACTTGCTGCTGACATAGAGAAGGTTGTGAAGCTCTTGGACACACTTCCTAGCCCCCTCACTACCAAAGTTGCTCATATCACAGCCATCACTAGTGAGACTAGTGAGAAGGTTAAGAGTGCAATAGAGACTCAGAAAGAGATTGCTTTGTACTGGAAGCGACTTGTGGATGGCAAGAGACTTGGAGCATGTTAG
- the LOC114368726 gene encoding pentatricopeptide repeat-containing protein At1g73400, mitochondrial-like, with translation MVFLRPLFFVETKQQHPPQYIINSLKNPSFSSLTHHHCQVFRNKVLQQIETTLQHTRFSPFHHLAHCQRPSLSDNKSSCVHLIQYSLPLNYYYIACHVSNRHYCSETVSMNKDLSCSESGVVEGNGFESDVDKVYSIVMDNLAGFNNMENALGQLGIPLSTPLVTGVLHRLRYDEKIALRFFTWAGHQEDYSHEPCAYNDMMDILSSTRYKVKQFRIVCDVLEYMKRNNRTMVPAEVLLVILRKYTEKYLTHMQKFAKKKRIRVKTQLEINAFNLLLDALCKCCLVEDAESLYKKMRKTVKPNAETYNILVFGWCRVRNPTRGMKLLEEMIELGHRPDNFTYNTAIDTYCKTGMITEAVDLFEFMRTKGSTISSPTAKTYAIIIVALAQHDRMEDCFKLIGHMISSGCLPDVTTYKEIIEGMCMCGKIDEAYKFLEEMGNKSYRPDIVTYNCFLKVLCDNKKSEDALKLYGRMIELNCIPSVQTYNMLISMFFEMDDPDGAFETWQEIDNRGCRPDTDTYCVMIEGLFNCNKMEDACFLLEEVINEGVKLPYKKFDSFLMQLSVIGDLQVIHRLSEHMKKFYNHGMARRFALSQKRKSFSLRGK, from the exons ATGGTTTTCCTTCGTCCCCTTTTCTTCGTCGAAACGAAGCAGCAGCATCCACCACA GTACATAATAAATTCTCTGAAAAACCCTTCCTTTTCATCACTCACCCACCATCATTGTCAGGTCTTCAGAAATAAAGTTCTGCAACAAATTGAAACCACACTTCAACATACAAGGTTTTCACCCTTTCATCACCTTGCTCATTGCCAAAGGCCTTCGTTATCTGATAACAAATCTTCCTGTGTGCACTTGATTCAATATTCGTTGCCCTTGAACTATTATTATATTGCTTGTCATGTTTCTAACCGCCATTATTGTTCAGAAACTGTTTCCATGAACAAAGATCTTAGTTGTAGTGAGAGTGGTGTTGTGGAGGGTAATGGTTTTGAAAGTGACGTTGATAAGGTGTATAGCATTGTGATGGATAATTTAGCTGGATTTAACAATATGGAGAATGCTCTTGGCCAATTGGGGATCCCTTTGTCCACCCCTTTGGTTACAGGGGTGTTGCATAGGCTTAGATATGATGAAAAAATTGCACTTAGGTTTTTCACTTGGGCTGGTCATCAAGAGGATTATTCACATGAACCTTGTGCTTATAATGATATGATGGACATCTTATCTAGTACTAGGTACAAGGTGAAACAGTTTCGGATTGTTTGTGATGTGTTGGAATATATGAAGAGGAATAACAGGACTATGGTTCCGGCTGAAGTTCTCTTGGTGATTTTGAGAAAGTATACTGAGAAGTATCTTACTCATATGCAGAAGTTTGCAAAGAAGAAGAGGATAAGGGTGAAGACGCAACTAGAAATAAATGCATTTAACTTGCTGCTGGATGCTCTGTGCAAGTGTTGCTTGGTTGAGGATGCTGAAAGTCTATATAAGAAAATGAGGAAAACGGTCAAGCCTAATGCGGAGACGTATAATATATTGGTTTTTGGGTGGTGTAGGGTTAGAAACCCGACTAGAGGGATGAAATTACTGGAAGAAATGATTGAACTGGGTCATAGGCCTGACAATTTCACGTACAACACTGCCATCGATACCTACTGCAAAACAGGTATGATAACAGAGGCTGTAGATCTTTTTGAGTTCATGAGGACAAAAGGTTCAACTATATCTTCCCCCACTGCCAAGACTTATGCAATTATAATTGTGGCTCTTGCCCAACATGATAGAATGGAAGATTGTTTTAAGCTTATAGGGCATATGATTAGCAGTGGCTGTCTTCCTGATGTTACAACATACAAGGAAATAATTGAGGGAATGTGTATGTGTGGAAAGATAGATGAAGCTTACAAGTTCTTGGAAGAGATGGGAAACAAAAGTTACCGACCAGATATTGTTacttataattgttttctcaaGGTCCTTTGTGACAATAAGAAGTCTGAGGATGCCCTTAAACTCTATGGAAGAATGATTGAATTGAATTGCATTCCTAGTGTCCAGACATACAATATGCTGATTTCAATGTTTTTTGAGATGGATGATCCTGATGGGGCATTTGAAACTTGGCAGGAAATTGACAACAGGGGTTGCAGACCGGACACTGACACATATTGTGTGATGATCGAGGGGCTATTTAACTGCAATAAAATGGaagatgcttgttttcttttggAAGAAGTGATAAATGAGGGAGTAAAACTGCCATATAAAAAGTTCGACTCCTTTTTGATGCAACTGTCAGTGATTGGCGATCTCCAGGTCATTCATAGGCTCTCAGAACATATGAAGAAATTCTATAATCATGGTATGGCAAGGCGTTTTGCACTAAGCCAGAAGCGTAAGAGCTTCAGTTTAAGAGGGAAATAA